CCTTATCTTCTTTTATATTATTATTTATTGTAAAACCTTAGTAACCACTCCTGCACCAACAGTATGACCTCCTTCACGAATAGCAAAACGTAAACCATTAGTCATTGCTATAGGATAAATTAATGTAACAATCATATTAATATTATCTCCTGGCATAACCATTTCAATATTTGAAGGTAATTCTATAGTTCCAGTTACATCTGTAGTTCTAAAATAGAACTGAGGACGATATCCCTTAAAAAAAGCTGTATGTCTACCTCCTTCTTCTTTAGATAATATATAAACTTCAGCTTCAAATTTAGTATGTGGTTTAATTGATCCTGGTTTAGCTAAAACTTGTCCTCTTTCTATATCTTCTCTTTTAATTCCTCTAAGAAGAATTCCTACATTTTCTCCTGCACGTCCTTCATCTAGTAATTTACGAAACATTTCTACTCCAGTACAAATAGATTTTATAGTATTTCTAATACCTATAATTTCTACTTCTTCTCCTACTTTTATAATACCTCTTTCTACTCTTCCTGTAACTACAGTACCTCTACCTGAAATTGAAAAAACATCTTCTATTGGTAATAGAAAAGGTTTATCAATTTCTCTTATAGGATTAGGTATATAATTATCTAAAGAATTTGCTAATTCAATAATTTTTTTCTCCCATTTTTTATCACCTTCAAGTGCTTTTAAAGCTGAACCTTGAATGATAGGAGTAGTATCTCCTGGAAAATTATATTGTGTTAATAAATCACGTACTTCCATTTCTACTAATTCTAATAATTCTTCATCATCGACCATATCACATTTATTAAGAAAAACTATAATATAAGGTACACCTACTTGTCTTGCTAATAAAATATGTTCTCTAGTTTGAGGCATAGGACCATCTGTTGCAGCAACTACTAGTATAGCACCATCCATTTGAGCTGCTCCTGTAATCATATTTTTTACATAATCAGCATGTCCTGGACAATCTACATGAGCATAATGTCGGTTTTTAGTATCATACTCTACATGAGATGTATTTATTGTTATACCTCTTGCTTTTTCTTCTGGAGCATTATCAATTTGATCAAAAGCTTTTGCTGAACCACCATATTTTTTAGATAAAACAGTAGTTATTGCCGCTGTTAGAGTTGTTTTACCATGATCAACATGTCCTATAGTACCTACATTAATATGAGGTTTAGAACGTTCAAATTTTTCTTTAGACACTGATTAATATCCTTCTTAAATAAATTAATACATATTCTTTTATTATATAAAATTTTATAATTTAGATCTAGATTCAATAATTATTTTTGAAATACTATTAGGTGCTTTAGTATATTTTAAAAATTCCATAGTATATGACGCTCTTCCTTGACTATAAGAACGTAAATCAGTAGCATAACCAAACATTTCTGATAAAGGAACACAAGCACGTATAGTTTTTCCAGTAGGAATGTTATTCATACCTTCTATAATTCCTCTTCTACGATTTAAATCTCCAATTACATCCCCCATATATTCTTCAGGAGTTTCAACTTCTACTTTCATTATAGGTTCAAGTAAAATAGGATTAGCTTTTTTAAATGCATTTTTAAAAGCAATTGCTGCTGCTAATTTAAAAGCTAATTCAGAAGAATCTACATCATGATAAGATCCAAAATGAAGTCTTACAGCAATATTTACTACAGGATAATTTGCCATAGGTCCTGATTTTAATTGTTCCTGAATACTTTTATCTATAGCTGAAATATATTCATTAGGTATTACACCACCTTTTATATCATTAGTAAATAAATAACCTACATTATTTTTTTGTGATTTTAATGGAGAAATATCTATTACTACATGTCCATATTGACCTCTACCTCCAGTTTGCTTGATATATTTTCCTTCTATATTAGTTATACTATTTTGTATAGTTTCTCGATAAGAGACTTGTGGTTTCCCAATATTTGCAGAAACATTAAACTCTCTTTTCATTCTATCAACAATTATTTCTAAATGTAATTCTCCCATACCAGCAATAATAGTTTGATTTGTTTCTTCGTTTGTCCAACTTCTTAATGAAGGATCTTCTTTAATAAGGCGGTTTAAAGCTAAACCCATTTTTTCTTGATCTATTTTAGTTTTAGGTTCTATCGCAATTGAAATAACAGGTTCTGGAAATTCCATTGTTTCTAATATAATACATTTATGAATATCACATAATGTATCACCTGTAGTTACATTTTTTAATCCAATAGCTGCTGCAATATCTCCAGCATAAACTTTTTTTATTTCTTCTCTTTTATTAGCATGCATTTGAACAATTCTACCAATACGTTCTTTTTGTTTTTTTATAGAATTATATATAATTTCTCCACTACTTACAGTTCCAGAATATACTCTAAAAAAAGTTAAATTTCCTACAAAAGGATCATTAGCAATTTTAAAAGCTAAGGCAGAAAATAATTCATTATCATTAGTACTACGAGTTATTAATTTTTTTTTTTCATTATTAGATATTCCTTGAATTGGAGGAATATCTTTAGGTGATGGTAAATAATCAACTATTGCATCTAATAATGCTTGTACTCCTTTATTTTTAAAAGCAGAACCACATGTTATTAAAGTAATTTCATTATTTAAAACTCTCTTTCTTAAAGAATTTTTAATTTCTTGTGTAGAAATTTCATATCCATTTAAATATTTTTCTAATAATATTTCATTAGATTCAACTGCTGTTTCTATTAACTTTTGACGCCATAATTTTACTTGACTTTTCATATTTAAAGGTATATCAGTGTAACTACAACTTATTCCCTGATCTTTTTCATTCCAATTTAAAGCTTTCATTTGTATTAAATCAATAATACCAGTAAATTTATGTTCCGATCCTATCGGTAGTTGTAATGGAACAG
The Enterobacteriaceae endosymbiont of Donacia thalassina genome window above contains:
- the tuf gene encoding elongation factor Tu, which gives rise to MSKEKFERSKPHINVGTIGHVDHGKTTLTAAITTVLSKKYGGSAKAFDQIDNAPEEKARGITINTSHVEYDTKNRHYAHVDCPGHADYVKNMITGAAQMDGAILVVAATDGPMPQTREHILLARQVGVPYIIVFLNKCDMVDDEELLELVEMEVRDLLTQYNFPGDTTPIIQGSALKALEGDKKWEKKIIELANSLDNYIPNPIREIDKPFLLPIEDVFSISGRGTVVTGRVERGIIKVGEEVEIIGIRNTIKSICTGVEMFRKLLDEGRAGENVGILLRGIKREDIERGQVLAKPGSIKPHTKFEAEVYILSKEEGGRHTAFFKGYRPQFYFRTTDVTGTIELPSNIEMVMPGDNINMIVTLIYPIAMTNGLRFAIREGGHTVGAGVVTKVLQ
- the fusA gene encoding elongation factor G produces the protein MGRKTPIKRYRNIGISAHIDAGKTTTTERILFYTGVNHKIGEVHDGAATMDWMEQEQERGITITSAATTTFWSGMFNQYKSHRINIIDTPGHVDFTIEVERSMRVLDGVVMIYCAVGGVQPQSETVWRQANKYKVPRIAFINKMDRMGANFIKVIKQIENNLLTEAVPLQLPIGSEHKFTGIIDLIQMKALNWNEKDQGISCSYTDIPLNMKSQVKLWRQKLIETAVESNEILLEKYLNGYEISTQEIKNSLRKRVLNNEITLITCGSAFKNKGVQALLDAIVDYLPSPKDIPPIQGISNNEKKKLITRSTNDNELFSALAFKIANDPFVGNLTFFRVYSGTVSSGEIIYNSIKKQKERIGRIVQMHANKREEIKKVYAGDIAAAIGLKNVTTGDTLCDIHKCIILETMEFPEPVISIAIEPKTKIDQEKMGLALNRLIKEDPSLRSWTNEETNQTIIAGMGELHLEIIVDRMKREFNVSANIGKPQVSYRETIQNSITNIEGKYIKQTGGRGQYGHVVIDISPLKSQKNNVGYLFTNDIKGGVIPNEYISAIDKSIQEQLKSGPMANYPVVNIAVRLHFGSYHDVDSSELAFKLAAAIAFKNAFKKANPILLEPIMKVEVETPEEYMGDVIGDLNRRRGIIEGMNNIPTGKTIRACVPLSEMFGYATDLRSYSQGRASYTMEFLKYTKAPNSISKIIIESRSKL